The following are from one region of the Capsicum annuum cultivar UCD-10X-F1 chromosome 1, UCD10Xv1.1, whole genome shotgun sequence genome:
- the LOC107845551 gene encoding uncharacterized protein LOC107845551 → MDLLAKNLLLGKTEMVKAVESQGTVSTGADVENFYDKPDYKDREKGHWRNNNDRSGSYVTPESRDVVATSSVGAADEPTFCYTKPEKNWSGKMLFGPFVGKFVENKKKVDDANFGKFMAMLKQLTISFPLVEALEQVPGYAKFMKDLIIKKRKVSNEQVDNIHYCSTVSTRFLVQKKADPGTFTIPCKVGSKDIAKALCDLGASMNLMPLAICKKLGLEDPTPTNMRLVMADRLIKQTVGILHKMLVQVANFILPADFVVLDYDVDFEVPIILGRPFLATGRVIVDIELNELKFRLGKKEAKFKLHQPMSQQNDINVFSIIDVFYEDEKGGSIGRLGKV, encoded by the exons atggacttgctggccAAGAACTTGCTATTAGGCAAAACTGAAATGGTTAAGGCCGTAGAATCTCAGGGAACTGTATCTACAGGTGCTGATGTGGAG aacttcTATGACAaacctgattataaagatagagagAAGGGACACTGGAGGaacaataatgacaggagtggttcgTATGTTACTCCTGAAAGTCGGGATGTTGTAGCAACTAGTTCTg ttggagcagcagatgagccaacctTCTGCTACACTAAACCAGAGAAAAATTG gagtggtaagatgttatttGGCCCTTTTGTGGGTAAATTTGTGGAGAATAAG AAGAAGGTCGATGATGCAAACTTTGGTAAGTTCATGGCTATGCTCAAGCAATTAACAATTAGTTTTCCTttagttgaggcacttgagcaagtGCCAGGTTATgccaagttcatgaaagacctcatcataaagaaaagaaaggtcAGCAATGAGCAGGTGGATAATATCCACTATTGTAGCACGGTGTCCACACGATTCTTAGTGCAAAAGAAAGCTGACCCAGGTACATTCACTATTCCGTGCAAAGTTGGGTCTAAGGATATTGCAAAGGCATTGTGTGATTTAGGTGCCAGCATGAATCTAATGCCACTGGCTATATGCAAGAAGCTGGGTTTAGAAGATCCAACACCTACTAACATGCGActggtgatggcggataggttGATAAAGCAGACTGTTGGAATTTTGCATAAAATGTTGGTGCAAGTGGCAAACTTTATTCTTCCTGCTGATTTTGTGGTGCTGGATTATGatgtggactttgaagtacccattattttgggaagaccattcttGGCAACAGGAAGGGTAATAGTTGACATAGAGTTGAATGAGCTTAAGTTTAGGCTCGGTAAAAAGGAGGCAAAATTCAAACTGCATCAACCTATGTCACAACAAAATGATATAAATGTATTCTCGATCATTGACGTCTTCTATGAGGATGAAAAAGGGGGATCAATAGGTCgtcttggcaaagtctga